In the genome of Pempheris klunzingeri isolate RE-2024b chromosome 11, fPemKlu1.hap1, whole genome shotgun sequence, one region contains:
- the her3 gene encoding hairy-related 3, which produces MVATTDCVEKSKPTPGNKVSKPLMEKKRRARINKCLDQLKTLLESYYSTSIRKRKLEKADILELTVKHLRNLQKIQSCTAAASEFSDYQTGFRSCLANVNQYLLMADNLNGGDHWMLSQLSSKLSRSRGLEDVFSTMDSGLGHADAQDEARRLLPSTAGPEERKTGKPKASRPHSSSSSPPSPSEDARQSPGNKRAVLAAARTQNTPERSSSHKMFHSVSHRNETANTQHNVWRPW; this is translated from the exons ATGGTGGCGACGACAGACTGCGTAGAAAAGTCCAAACCCACGCCTGGAAACAAA GTATCCAAACCACTCATGGAAAAGAAACGAAGAGCTCGCATAAACAAGTGTTTGGATCAGCTAAAAACTCTTCTGGAAAGCTACTACAGCACTAGT ATTCGAAAGCGAAAACTGGAAAAGGCCGACATCTTGGAGCTCACTGTGAAGCATCTAAGGAACCTCCAAAAGATCCAGAGCT GCACAGCAGCTGCTTCCGAGTTTTCCGATTACCAAACTGGCTTCCGTAGTTGCCTGGCAAACGTCAACCAGTACCTGCTGATGGCGGACAATTTAAACGGGGGCGACCACTGGATGTTATCGCAGCTCTCCAGTAAACTCAGCCGCTCTCGGGGACTAGAAGACgtcttcagcaccatggacagcggCCTGGGCCACGCTGACGCGCAGGATGAGGCGCGGAGGCTTCTTCCATCTACAGCTGgacctgaggagagaaaaacggGCAAACCTAAAGCTTCGAGACCCCACAGCTCAAGCTCGTCTCCTCCTTCACCGAGTGAGGACGCACGGCAGTCACCTGGAAACAAACGGGCTGTCCTCGCCGCGGCGCGCACACAAAATACGCCAGAGAGAAGCTCCAGTCACAAGATGTTTCACTCCGTCAGTCACAGGAATGAAACTGCAAACACTCAACACAACGTGTGGCGGCCTTGGTAG
- the LOC139210138 gene encoding taste receptor type 1 member 1-like, which translates to MEHFLASLCFLGSFLHASAQCTVPATEFKLEGDYLIGGLFDIHHVSAPVYHHRPEAIDCSSQPFLLPNYRRFQLMRFSIEEINNSTNLLPHVSLGYEIFDHCSDTQNFPGILQLGSVNGLIHPWVEPQRQQTHNVSKVIAVVGPFTSTQALTVAPLFTVDFLPMVSYGSTSSVFSEKAKFPSVLRTVHPNKDTIEVIVNILQHFNWRWIAFLNSDNDFGNDGRDLFIKRIRDTKICLAYTKGLNVDTNYSSIFKQIEAQKIRIIIVFAPKTTAEALIESAIQLNITDKVWIADDGWSLNKKLPKKEGIKNIGTVLGVSQPVVTIPGFNDFIYSSKSQTHCENAEQNMFCNQVCNCSSLTADDILTADPSFSFPVYSAVYAIAHALHNALQCGAGRCNENITVYPHMVLAELKKSNFTLLNQSIHFDENGDPKYGSYSIVFWNQSGDAQEVGFYHFHPWVNFFMNSTKMQWNTNGEVPTSLCSPECPVGYAKRKNGIHKCCFTCEICSNGTYVNITEDPYNCIPCKETEWSAEGSTSCSLRVVEYVSFTDSGAILIMVGAWVLVGLTLAVSVLFAINYNTPVVRSAGGPMCFLILGCLSLSSLSVFFHFDKPTLSFCILRFLPFLLFYTVCIACFVVRSFQIVYIFKMAAEFPKLHGWWMKYHGQWLVITVAFVTQALLLIISCSYAPPKPYNDTLSYPDKIILSCEINLKALSGSVVLFLLLCSLCFIFSYMGKDLPKNYNEAKAITFCLVLLILTWVLFSTVYNLYRGMFIQTLSALAVLSSLYSFLLWYFLPKCYVIIFQPHKNTPQYFQGLIQSYTKTISQ; encoded by the exons atggaacattttcttgcttctctgtgtttcctggGAAGTTTTTTACATGCCTCGGCTCAATGCACTGTACCAGCCACAGAGTTTAAGCTGGAAGGAGATTATTTGATAGGTGGACTTTTTGACATTCATCATGTCAGTGCCCCTGTTTATCACCACAGACCAGAAGCCATCGACTGCTCCAG TCAACCCTTCCTTCTCCCAAATTATCGGAGATTTCAGTTAATGAGATTTTCCATAGAGGAAATCAATAACTCAACCAATCTACTGCCACATGTATCTCTCGGCTATGAGATATTTGACCactgctcagacacacagaattTCCCAGGAATTTTGCAACTTGGATCAGTCAATGGCTTGATCCACCCTTGGGTTGAACCACAGAGGCAACAGACACATAATGTGTCCAAAGTGATAGCAGTGGTCGGCCCTTTCACAAGCACTCAGGCCCTGACTGTAGCTCCTCTGTTCACGGTGGATTTCCTTCCTATG GTCAGTTATGGATCCACTAGTTCTGTCTTCTCAGAGAAAGCGAAATTCCCCTCTGTGTTACGAACAGTGCATCCCAATAAAGACACCATAGAAGTGATTGTTAACATTCTGCAGCACTTCAACTGGCGTTGGATTGCTTTCCTTAACAGTGATAATGATTTTGGAAATGATGGACGGGATTTGTTCATAAAGAGGATTAGAGACACTAAGATCTGCCTGGCGTACACCAAAGGTCTCAATGTCGACACAAATTACTCCTCAATATTCAAACAAATAGAGGCGCAAAAGATACGGATCATCATTGTTTTTGCTCCAAAAACGACTGCTGAAGCTCTCATTGAGTCAGCAATACAACTGAATATCACAGACAAGGTGTGGATAGCAGATGATGGATGGTCCCTAAACAAGAAGCTCCCCAAGAAGGAAGGAATCAAGAATATTGGAACTGTTCTTGGGGTGTCTCAGCCAGTGGTGACAATACCTGGTTTCAATGATTTTATCTATTCTTCCAAAAGCCAGACTCATTGTGAAAATGCagaacaaaatatgttttgcaaTCAGGTTTGCAACTGCAGTAGCCTGACAGCAGATGATATCCTTACTGCGGACccgtctttctcttttcctgtttATTCTGCTGTGTACGCCATCGCCCATGCCTTACACAATGCCTTGCAATGTGGAGCTGGCAGATGTAATGAAAACATTACAGTGTACCCACACATG GTTCTAGCAGAGCTGAAGAAGTCAAATTTCACACTTTTAAATCAAAGTATTCATTTTGATGAGAATGGTGACCCAAAGTATGGATCCTATTCTATCGTTTTCTGGAACCAAAGCGGTGATGCACAGGAAGTCGggttttatcattttcatccaTGGGTCAATTTTTTCATGAATAGCACCAAAATGCAATGGAACACAAATGGAGAA GTGCCTACTTCACTATGTTCCCCAGAATGTCCTGTAGGatatgcaaaaagaaaaaatggaatCCATAAATGCTGCTTCACTTGTGAAATCTGTTCAAATGGAACTTATGTCAACATCACAG AGGATCCCTACAATTGCATCCCCTGTAAGGAGACAGAATGGTCTGCAGAAGGAAGTACATCGTGCAGTCTGCGGGTGGTGGAATATGTCTCATTCACAGACAGTGGGGCTATACTCATCATGGTGGGGGCCTGGGTCTTGGTGGGTCTCACACTAGCTGTGTCTGTTCTCTTTGCCATCAACTACAACACACCTGTTGTCAGATCTGCTGGGGGACCCATGTGCTTCCTAATTTTAGGCTGCCTCAGTCTGTCTAGTCTCAGTGTGTTCTTTCACTTTGACAAGCCAACACTTTCCTTTTGTATTTTGAGGTTCCTGCCATTTCTTTTGTTCTACACTGTTTGTATAGCGTGTTTTGTTGTGCGCTCTTTTCAgattgtttacattttcaaaatggctGCCGAGTTTCCAAAGCTCCACGGCTGGTGGATGAAATATCACGGCCAATGGCTGGTCATCACTGTGGCATTTGTTACTCAGGCGCTCCTGCTCATTATTAGCTGTTCTTATGCTCCCCCCAAACCATACAATGATACACTTTCATACCCAGACAAAATCATACTTAGTTGTGAAATTAATCTTAAAGCCCTCTCTGgttctgtggttttatttttattgttgtgctccctttgctttattttctcctACATGGGAAAAGACCTTCCAAAAAATTACAATGAGGCCAAAGCAATAACCTTCTGCCTCGTCCTGCTGATCCTCACCTGGGTCCTCTTTTCCACTGTATACAATCTTTATCGTGGCATGTTCATCCAAACTCTGAGCGCTCTGGCAGTATTGTCCAGTCTTTACTCATTTCTGTTGTGGTATTTCCTCCCAAAATGCTACGTCATCATTTTCCAaccccacaaaaacacaccgcAGTACTTCCAAGGTCTCATTCAGAGTTATACCAAAACAATTAGCCAGTAA
- the LOC139210091 gene encoding taste receptor type 1 member 1-like gives MKHFLAFLCLLESILQAFPECTVPASDFQLEGDYLIGGLIDIHHVSAPVYQDRPEATDCSSQLFLIPNYRRFQLMRFTVEEINNSTNLLPNVSLGYEIFDHCSDVQNFPGIFQLISVNGLIQPWGEPQKNLSKVIAVVGPFSSTNALTVSPLFMMDLIPMVSYGAAASAFSEKKKFPSFLRTVHSNKDIIGVIVNIILHFNWRWVAFLNSDNDYGSDGRDLFVKRIRDTKICLAYTNDLNDNTNYSSMFKQIEAQRVPIIIVFAPKMTAEALIESAVQLNITDKVWIAGDTWSLNKNLRKKEGIKNIGTVLGVSQPVVTIPGFNDFIYSSKNQTHCENAEQNMFCNQVCNCSSLTADDILTADPSFSFPVYSAVYAIAHALHNALQCGAGRCNENITVYPHMVLAELKTSHFTLLNLSIEFDENGDPKYGSYSLVFWNSSGDAEKIGFYKFHPSLHFFINNTKIQWHSNGQVPTSQCSEECPLGYAKIQNGIHNCCFNCLVCRNGTYINSTEDPYNCIPCKETEWSAEGSTSCSLRVVEYVSFTDSGAILIMVGAWVLVGLTLAVSVLFAINYNTPVVRSAGGPMCFLILGCLSLSSLSVFFYFDKPTLSFCILRFLPFLLFYTVCIACFVVRSFQIVCIFKMAAKIPKLHSWWMKYHGQWLVITVAFVTQALLLVIGYSYAPPRPYNDTFWYPDKIILGCDISIKATTGSIVLFILLCSLCFIFSYMGKDLPKNYNEAKAITYCLLLLILIWIIFATEHMLYHGKYIQTLNALALLSSLYSFLLWYFIPKCYIIIFQPKKNTPQYFQGLIQSYTKTISQ, from the exons ATGAAACATTTCCTTGCTTTTCTGTGTCTGCTTGAATCTATTTTACAGGCCTTTCCTGAGTGCACTGTCCCAGCCTCAGACTTTCAACTGGAAGGAGATTATTTGATAGGTGGACTTATTGATATTCATCATGTCAGTGCCCCTGTTTATCAAGACAGACCAGAAGCCACTGACTGCTCCAG TCAACTCTTCCTTATCCCAAATTATCGGAGGTTTCAGTTGATGAGATTCACTGTAGAGGAAATCAATAACTCCACAAACCTTCTGCCAAATGTATCTCTCGGTTATGAGATATTTGACCACTGCTCAGACGTACAGAATTTCCCAGGAATTTTTCAACTAATCTCAGTCAATGGCTTGATCCAACCTTGGGGTGAACCACAGAAGAATCTGTCCAAAGTGATAGCAGTGGTCGGCCCTTTTTCAAGCACCAACGCCCTAACTGTATCCCCCTTGTTCATGATGGATCTCATTCCTATG GTCAGTTatggagctgctgcctctgccttctcagagaaaaaaaaattcccctcCTTCCTACGAACAGTGCATTCAAATAAAGACATCATAGGAGTGATTGTTAATATCATTCTGCACTTCAACTGGCGTTGGGTTGCTTTCCTTAACAGTGATAATGACTATGGCAGTGATGGACGGGACTTGTTTGTGAAGAGGATAAGGGATACTAAGATCTGCCTGGCGTACACCAACGATCTCAACGACAATACAAATTACTCCTCAATGTTCAAACAAATAGAGGCACAGAGGGTACctatcattattgtttttgctCCAAAAATGACTGCTGAAGCTCTCATTGAGTCAGCAGTACAACTGAATATCACAGACAAGGTGTGGATAGCAGGTGACACATGGTCCCTAAACAAGAACCTCCGCAAGAAGGAAGGAATCAAGAATATTGGAACTGTTCTTGGGGTGTCTCAGCCAGTGGTGACAATACCTGGTTTCAATGATTTTATCTATTCCTCCAAAAACCAGACTCATTGTGAAAATGCagaacaaaatatgttttgcaaTCAGGTTTGCAACTGCAGTAGCCTGACAGCAGATGATATCCTTACTGCGGACccgtctttctcttttcctgtttATTCTGCTGTGTACGCCATCGCCCATGCCTTACACAATGCCTTGCAATGTGGAGCTGGCAGatgtaatgaaaatattacagtGTACCCACATATG GTTCTAGCCGAGCTGAAGACGTCACACTTTACACTTTTAAACCTGAGTATTGAATTTGATGAGAATGGTGACCCCAAGTATGGATCATATTCCTTAGTTTTCTGGAACAGCAGTGGCGATGCAGAGAAGATTGGCTTTTATAAATTTCACCCTTCCCTCCATTTCTTCATCAACAACACCAAAATTCAGTGGCACAGCAACGGACAa GTGCCCACGTCGCAGTGTTCTGAGGAGTGTCCTTTAGGATATGCCAAAATACAAAATGGAATCCACAATTGCTGCTTCAATTGTCTTGTCTGTCGAAACGGAACTTATATCAACAGCACAG AGGATCCCTACAATTGCATCCCCTGTAAGGAGACAGAATGGTCTGCAGAAGGAAGCACATCGTGCAGTCTGCGGGTGGTGGAATATGTCTCATTCACAGACAGTGGGGCTATACTCATCATGGTGGGGGCCTGGGTCTTGGTGGGTCTCACACTAGCTGTGTCTGTTCTCTTTGCCATCAACTACAACACACCTGTTGTCAGATCTGCTGGGGGACCCATGTGCTTCCTAATTTTAGGCTGCCTCAGTCTGTCTAGTCTCAGTGTGTTCTTTTACTTTGACAAGCCAACACTTTCCTTTTGTATTTTGAGGTTCCTGCCATTTCTTTTGTTCTACACTGTTTGTATAGCGTGTTTTGTTGTGCGCTCTTTTCAGattgtttgcattttcaaaatggCTGCAAAGATTCCAAAGCTCCACAGTTGGTGGATGAAATATCACGGCCAATGGCTGGTCATCACTGTGGCATTTGTTACTCAGGCGCTCCTGCTTGTTATTGGCTATTCTTATGCTCCTCCCAGACCATACAATGATACATTTTGGTACCCAGACAAAATCATACTTGGCTGTGACATCAGTATTAAAGCAACTACTGGTTctatagttttatttatattgttgtGCTccctttgctttattttctcctACATGGGAAAAGACCTTCCAAAAAATTACAATGAGGCCAAAGCAATAACCTACTGTCTTCTCCTGCTGATCCTCATCTGGATCATCTTTGCCACTGAGCACATGCTTTACCATGGCAAGTACATCCAAACTCTGAATGCTCTGGCCCTACTATCCAGTCTTTACTCCTTTTTGTTGTGGTATTTCATCCCAAAATGTTACATCATCATTTTTCAACCCAAGAAAAATACACCGCAGTACTTCCAAGGTCTCATTCAGAGTTATACCAAAACAATTAGCCAGTAG
- the LOC139209735 gene encoding taste receptor type 1 member 1-like: MERFLASLYLLRTLLHALAQCTVLASEFHLGGDYLLGGLFDIHHATGPVYGDRPGFIECSSQSFILSSYRRFQLMRFTVEEINNSSNLLPNVSLGYEIFDHCSDTQNFPGVLKLLSVDGSVRPWTDTELWTQGNLSKVIAVVGTYTSTETRTAAPLFMMNLIPMVSYGAASSVFSRKQGFPSFLRTVHPNKDIIEVIVHIVQHFKWRWVAFLNIDDDYGNDGRDLFMKMIKDTKICLAYTKGLNFNTNYSTIFKPIQAQKIRIIIVFAAEWTAEALIESAIRLNITDKVWIAGDAWSLNKKLPKKEGIKNVGTVLGVSESRETIPGFNDFIYSSKSQTHCENAEQNMFCNQVCNCSSLTADDILTADPSFSFPVYSAVYAIAHALHNALQCGAGRCNENITVYPHMVLAELKKSNFTLLNRSIEFDENGDPMHGSYSIVFWNHSGDAQEVGSYHFRPSSKFLIDDSKIQWYTKQGVPTSLCSQECSTGQAKRQDGIHKCCFDCEICPNGTYVNITEDNNCIPCKETEWSEEGSTSCSLRVVEYVSFTDSGAILIMVGAWVLVGLTLAVSVLFAINYNTPVVRSAGGPMCFLILGCLSLSSLSVFFHFDKPTISFCILQLLPFLLFYTVCIACFVVRSFQIVYIFKVAAEFPKLHSWLMKYHGQWLVITVAFVTQVLLLAIGYSYAPPRPYNDTLSYPDKTILGCDINLKALSGSVVLFLLLCSLCFIFSYMGKDLPKNYNEAKAITFCLLLLLLTWVIFATIYILYRGKYISTLKALAVLSSLYSFLLFYFLPKCYIIIFQSFKNTQQYFQGLIQNYTKTIGQELPSVSATRNRRTDASRPSRYYQ, from the exons ATGGAACGGTTCCTTGCTTCTCTGTATCTCCTGAGAACTCTTTTACATGCCTTGGCTCAATGTACTGTTCTAGCCTCAGAGTTTCACCTGGGAGGAGATTATTTGTTAGGTGGACTTTTTGATATTCATCATGCCACTGGCCCCGTTTATGGCGACAGACCAGGATTCATTGAATGCTCCAG TCAAAGCTTCATTCTTTCAAGTTATCGGAGGTTTCAGTTGATGAGATTCACTGTAGAGGAAATCAATAACTCAAGCAACCTACTGCCAAATGTATCTCTTGGCTATGAGATATTTGACCACTGCTCGGACACACAGAATTTCCCAGGAGTTTTAAAGCTCCTATCAGTCGATGGCTCAGTCAGACCTTGGACTGACACAGAGCTCTGGACACAGGGGAATCTGTCCAAAGTGATAGCAGTGGTCGGAACTTACACAAGTACAGAGACACGGACTGCAGCTCCACTGTTCATGATGAATCTCATTCCTATG GTCAGCTATGGAGCTGCTAGCTCTGTCTTTTCAAGAAAACAGGGTTTTCCCTCTTTCCTACGAACAGTGCATCCCAATAAAGACATCATAGAAGTGATTGTTCACATTGTGCAGCACTTCAAATGGCGCTGGGTTGCTTTCCTTAACATTGATGATGATTATGGCAATGATGGACGGGATTTGTTCATGAAGATGATAAAGGATACTAAGATCTGCCTGGCGTACACCAAAGGCCTCAATTTCAACACAAATTACTCCACAATATTCAAACCGATACAGGCACAGAAGATACGTATCATCATTGTTTTTGCGGCTGAATGGACGGCTGAAGCTCTCATTGAGTCAGCAATACGACTGAATATCACAGACAAGGTGTGGATAGCAGGGGATGCATGGTCCTTAAATAAGAAGCTCCCCAAGAAGGAAGGAATCAAAAATGTTGGAACCGTACTTGGGGTTTCTGAGTCACGAGAGACAATACCTGGTTTCAATGATTTTATCTATTCCTCCAAAAGCCAGACTCATTGTGAAAATGCagaacaaaatatgttttgcaaTCAGGTTTGCAACTGCAGTAGCCTGACAGCAGATGATATCCTTACTGCGGACccgtctttctcttttcctgtttATTCTGCTGTGTACGCCATCGCCCATGCCTTACACAATGCCTTGCAATGTGGAGCTGGCAGATGTAATGAAAACATTACAGTGTACCCACATATG GTTCTAGCAGAGCTGAAAAAGTCAAACTTTACACTTTTAAACCGCAGCATTGAGTTTGATGAGAATGGTGACCCCATGCATGGATCCTATTCTATAGTTTTCTGGAATCACAGTGGCGATGCACAGGAAGTCGGCTCTTATCATTTTCGCCCATCATCGAAGTTCCTTATTGACGACAGCAAAATTCAGTGGTACACAAAACAAGGa GTGCCTACTTCACTGTGTTCCCAAGAATGTTCAACAGGACAAGCAAAAAGGCAAGATGGAATCCATAAATGCTGCTTTGATTGTGAAATCTGTCCAAATGGAACTTATGTCAACATCACAG AGGATAACAATTGCATCCCCTGTAAGGAGACAGAATGGTCTGAAGAAGGAAGTACATCGTGCAGTCTGCGGGTGGTGGAATATGTCTCATTCACAGACAGTGGGGCTATACTCATCATGGTGGGGGCCTGGGTCTTGGTGGGTCTCACACTAGCTGTGTCTGTTCTCTTTGCCATCAACTACAACACACCTGTTGTCAGATCTGCTGGGGGACCCATGTGCTTCCTAATTTTAGGCTGCCTCAGTCTGTCTAGTCTCAGTGTGTTCTTTCACTTTGACAAGCCAACAATTTCCTTCTGTATCTTGCAGTTGCTGCCATTTCTTTTGTTCTACACTGTTTGTATAGCGTGTTTTGTTGTGCGCTCTTTTCAgattgtttacattttcaaagtAGCTGCCGAGTTTCCAAAGCTCCACAGTTGGTTGATGAAATATCACGGCCAATGGCTGGTCATCACTGTGGCATTTGTTACTCAGGTGCTCCTGCTTGCTATTGGCTATTCTTATGCTCCCCCCAGACCATACAATGATACTCTTTCTTACCCGGACAAAACTATACTCGGTTGTGACATCAATCTTAAAGCCCTCTCTGgttctgtggttttatttttattgttgtgctccctttgctttattttctcctACATGGGAAAAGACCTTCCAAAAAATTACAATGAGGCCAAAGCAATAAccttctgcctcctcctgctgctcctcacctgGGTCATCTTTGCCACTATATACATCCTTTACCGTGGCAAATACATCTCAACGCTAAAGGCTCTGGCAGTACTATCCAGTCTTTActcctttttgttgttttatttcctcccaAAATGTTACATCATTATTTTTCAGTCATTCAAAAATACACAGCAGTACTTCCAAGGTCTCATTCAGAATTATACCAAAACAATTGGCCAAGAGTTGCCTTCAGTAAGTGCTACAAGAAACAGAAGAACTGATGCTTCCAGGCCTTCTAGATACTATCAATGA
- the rer1 gene encoding protein RER1 isoform X2: protein MSEGDSVGESIHGKTSVVSAFFTRIGQIYQSWLDKSTPFYAVRWAATLLLTAVYMIRVYILQGWYIVTYALGIYHLNLFIAFLSPKVDPSLLDEDEGPALPTKQNEEFRPFIRRLPEFKFWHSATKGIVIAMICTFFDAFNVPVFWPILVMYFIMLFCITMKRQIKHMVKYRYLPFTHGKRTYKEET from the exons ATGTCAGAAGGGGACAGTGTTGGGGAGTCAATCCATGGGAAAACATCTGTAGTCTCTGCATTTTTCACACGGATTGGACAG ATCTATCAGTCATGGCTAGACAAGTCAACGCCATTCTATGCAGTGCGATGGGCAGCCACTCTACTACTCACTGCTGTGTACATGATCAGAGTGTACATACTACAg GGTTGGTATATAGTAACATATGCTTTGGGAATCTACCATCTCAACCTGTTCATTGCTTTTCTATCGCCAAAAGTGGACCCTTCACTGCTTGACGAAG ATGAGGGCCCAGCGCTTCCTACCAAGCAGAACGAGGAGTTCCGCCCTTTCATCAGGAGGTTGCCTGAATTCAAATTCTG GCATTCGGCGACAAAAGGCATCGTCATCGCCATGATTTGCACATTTTTTGATGCCTTCAATGTGCCAGTGTTCTGGCCTATACTTGTAATGTACTTCATCATGCTCTTCTGCATCACCATGAAGAGGCAGATCAAG CACATGGTCAAGTACAGATACCTACCCTTCACACATGGGAAGAGGACATACAAAG AGGAAACATAA
- the rer1 gene encoding protein RER1 isoform X1, with the protein MSEGDSVGESIHGKTSVVSAFFTRIGQIYQSWLDKSTPFYAVRWAATLLLTAVYMIRVYILQGWYIVTYALGIYHLNLFIAFLSPKVDPSLLDEDEGPALPTKQNEEFRPFIRRLPEFKFWHSATKGIVIAMICTFFDAFNVPVFWPILVMYFIMLFCITMKRQIKHMVKYRYLPFTHGKRTYKGKEDTGKTFAS; encoded by the exons ATGTCAGAAGGGGACAGTGTTGGGGAGTCAATCCATGGGAAAACATCTGTAGTCTCTGCATTTTTCACACGGATTGGACAG ATCTATCAGTCATGGCTAGACAAGTCAACGCCATTCTATGCAGTGCGATGGGCAGCCACTCTACTACTCACTGCTGTGTACATGATCAGAGTGTACATACTACAg GGTTGGTATATAGTAACATATGCTTTGGGAATCTACCATCTCAACCTGTTCATTGCTTTTCTATCGCCAAAAGTGGACCCTTCACTGCTTGACGAAG ATGAGGGCCCAGCGCTTCCTACCAAGCAGAACGAGGAGTTCCGCCCTTTCATCAGGAGGTTGCCTGAATTCAAATTCTG GCATTCGGCGACAAAAGGCATCGTCATCGCCATGATTTGCACATTTTTTGATGCCTTCAATGTGCCAGTGTTCTGGCCTATACTTGTAATGTACTTCATCATGCTCTTCTGCATCACCATGAAGAGGCAGATCAAG CACATGGTCAAGTACAGATACCTACCCTTCACACATGGGAAGAGGACATACAAAGGCAAGGAAGACACAGGGAAAACTTTTGCTAGTTAG